Proteins encoded within one genomic window of Empedobacter falsenii:
- a CDS encoding alpha/beta hydrolase, with protein MKKFLLLFCLIFSQIGFSQEKLSIAEIQKINSKILNTEREIWVNLPESYNNSKLEKVNYPVIYVLDAESNFMFLTGVVSKFQSGFYPEMPESIIVGITNKNGDRTKDFTHVNDVNFLNFIQTELFPFMQKNYRVNDFRLLIGHSLGGYFALKTLYNHPKTFNGYVAHDPSIWFNNKELLNLYQNLENHSFENRFLMISQVGESQNADHLRDHYQSIKKVDERLKSSKNKSLNYHYKQYVDEEHGSVPMIGSIDYLRWQFDGYRVNIKEIPNQPNLVKDSFEAISRKLNYSFQPTETYINNVANYLVKQKKNDLAKQFFEQNVKNFPESLQAKEELKKFLDSNKN; from the coding sequence ATGAAAAAATTCCTACTTTTATTTTGTTTGATTTTCTCGCAAATCGGTTTTTCGCAAGAAAAATTATCAATTGCTGAAATCCAAAAAATAAATTCTAAAATCTTAAATACTGAACGAGAAATTTGGGTGAATCTTCCCGAATCATATAATAATTCTAAACTTGAAAAAGTAAATTATCCTGTGATCTATGTGTTAGATGCCGAATCTAATTTTATGTTTTTAACTGGAGTGGTTTCTAAATTTCAATCTGGGTTTTATCCAGAAATGCCCGAATCGATCATTGTCGGAATTACGAATAAAAATGGTGATCGAACAAAAGATTTTACACATGTAAATGATGTTAATTTCCTCAATTTTATTCAAACCGAATTGTTTCCTTTTATGCAGAAAAATTATCGTGTGAATGATTTTCGTTTGTTAATAGGACATTCTTTGGGTGGTTATTTTGCGTTGAAAACTTTATACAATCATCCCAAAACTTTCAATGGATATGTTGCGCATGATCCAAGTATTTGGTTTAACAACAAAGAATTATTGAATCTTTATCAGAATTTAGAAAATCATTCTTTCGAGAATCGATTTTTGATGATATCACAAGTTGGTGAAAGTCAAAATGCGGATCATTTACGCGACCATTATCAAAGTATAAAAAAGGTGGACGAACGTTTGAAATCTTCGAAGAATAAATCGTTGAATTATCATTACAAACAATATGTAGACGAAGAACATGGTTCGGTTCCGATGATTGGCTCGATTGATTATTTGCGTTGGCAGTTTGATGGTTATCGTGTGAATATTAAAGAGATTCCGAATCAACCAAATTTGGTGAAAGATTCTTTTGAAGCGATTTCTAGAAAGTTGAATTATTCTTTTCAACCAACAGAAACGTATATCAACAATGTTGCAAATTATCTGGTAAAACAAAAGAAAAATGATTTAGCAAAACAGTTTTTTGAGCAAAATGTGAAAAATTTTCCTGAAAGTTTACAAGCAAAAGAAGAATTGAAAAAATTCTTGGACTCGAATAAAAATTAG
- a CDS encoding RagB/SusD family nutrient uptake outer membrane protein — protein MKNKNILKIAMLSFGFLFLQSCDKDDLELEPVIGDVFNGNIESENKLEYTTNSIYKYYGGGSMYGSGVLVFNDIVSDNVFVSNTNNGYFLTQQGLNWFPDTGFGIWNEAYDAIIMANIVINEENLPKTDRVKSLKGEAKLLRAASYFTLLQYYSSSDTQYEAYGVPLNIGPFDPNLASPRSSVGQVYDQIIKDFTEGINEMDPNYRQGKKTFFSPIVGKFLLSKVYLTRGASGDYDKAIALANEVLAVQAPIAGNKLLAYFSTPDIAVSEQQPETIFEVEQTNQYNLGVNTHLGSFYSNSGNQRSLLARKWVFDLYDDGDVRKTLFNTAGTPASDEPNKGVWLRKWPRNSSEGNYMMNVKVFRYTEAKYIVMEALAKKGESIAALTLLNEHAAERGASAYSGDALTAILLDKQKEFIGEGHRFFDLKRNKLGFNRKTNCLNCTLEPSNKLWVLPVALDERTRNPNMSQHPLWK, from the coding sequence ATGAAAAATAAAAATATATTAAAAATAGCAATGCTTTCTTTCGGTTTTCTTTTTCTACAAAGTTGTGATAAAGATGATTTAGAATTAGAACCTGTTATAGGGGATGTTTTTAATGGTAATATAGAAAGTGAGAATAAACTAGAATATACAACTAATTCTATATATAAATATTATGGAGGAGGTAGTATGTATGGTAGTGGTGTATTAGTCTTTAACGATATTGTATCTGATAATGTTTTTGTAAGTAATACCAATAATGGATATTTTTTAACTCAACAAGGATTAAATTGGTTTCCTGACACAGGTTTTGGTATTTGGAATGAAGCTTATGATGCAATCATTATGGCAAATATTGTTATAAATGAAGAAAATTTACCAAAAACGGATAGAGTAAAAAGTTTAAAAGGAGAGGCTAAATTATTAAGAGCAGCATCATATTTTACACTTTTACAATATTATTCTTCTTCTGATACACAATATGAAGCCTATGGAGTTCCATTAAATATAGGCCCTTTTGATCCAAATTTGGCTTCTCCAAGATCATCAGTTGGTCAGGTGTATGATCAAATTATTAAAGATTTTACAGAAGGAATCAATGAAATGGATCCTAATTATAGACAAGGTAAAAAGACATTCTTTTCTCCTATAGTTGGAAAGTTTCTTTTATCTAAGGTTTATTTAACAAGAGGAGCTTCGGGAGATTATGACAAAGCTATAGCTTTAGCAAATGAAGTATTAGCTGTTCAAGCTCCTATTGCTGGAAATAAGCTATTAGCATATTTTTCTACACCTGATATCGCAGTATCTGAACAACAACCAGAAACAATATTTGAGGTAGAGCAAACAAATCAATATAATTTAGGTGTTAATACTCATTTAGGTTCTTTTTATTCAAATTCAGGGAATCAGAGAAGTTTACTTGCGAGGAAATGGGTTTTTGATTTATATGATGATGGAGATGTAAGAAAGACGTTGTTTAATACAGCTGGAACTCCTGCGTCGGACGAACCTAACAAAGGAGTTTGGCTAAGAAAATGGCCAAGAAACTCATCTGAAGGAAACTATATGATGAATGTAAAAGTATTCAGATATACAGAAGCAAAATATATAGTTATGGAAGCTTTAGCTAAGAAAGGGGAGTCAATAGCTGCTTTAACTTTATTAAATGAACATGCTGCAGAACGTGGTGCTTCAGCATATTCAGGAGATGCCTTAACAGCTATTTTATTGGATAAACAAAAAGAATTTATTGGTGAAGGTCATCGTTTCTTTGATCTAAAAAGAAATAAATTAGGATTTAATCGTAAAACAAATTGTTTAAATTGTACTTTAGAACCGTCTAACAAGTTATGGGTATTACCTGTAGCATTGGATGAGAGAACAAGAAATCCAAATATGTCTCAACATCCTTTATGGAAATAA
- a CDS encoding putative porin, with translation MKKTIIGLFLLGAIVAQAQEDSIKVLKPLKGSSTNDSVTYYKTKIDDYKFWTNGRKPEVLDTTLSIKNYYNQNFIRKDAFGKLFFPNVGGVVVDLEYQNTPFNPSMLPTGKKYNYYYANDIKYYDVKTPYTEFIYENGVKEGNFLSSTFSHNINKQFNYTFHYRGLISEGRYRHEKAQNNTFVFSSNYKTKSERFKLWWNYAAQNLKNNENGGIEDINDFILQDERRMTNVRNIPVNSQTAKSEFDARRIELNASYGILKKMNEKDSTFYNPIELKNKFSYEKQKYRYEDTSPNGTLYSTPIITGMDYRSKKSFTDLSNTTTAGFQWTDRVKIEAGVKFQNLRVFADQAMTIVAVPKQIEENLFGVVGKVDFDWNEKLKLYGNVEYLQSDNYKSVYNVDAVLDVTPIEGYTLSAGAVIQSKLPSLNAVYNQSFFNNFNYVNKFQTENVQNLFAKLKLDKVNTTLEASIYNIDNKVYLNDILNYEQLADNINYFKIKGENHLRFGKINLVSTAQYQKVTKNEEYMPLPDFLIRETLYWQGELFNKNAQLQAGINATYFTKYNGLRYIPILNEFALQDPASIQEIGGYPILDVFINFKVRNMRFYIRGEHINASFTKQPDYFAAPNVPYRDFKFQLGLKWNIFS, from the coding sequence ATGAAAAAAACAATCATTGGTTTATTTTTATTAGGAGCTATTGTAGCGCAGGCTCAAGAGGATTCGATAAAAGTTTTAAAACCATTAAAAGGATCATCAACAAATGATTCGGTTACATATTATAAAACCAAAATCGACGATTATAAGTTTTGGACAAATGGTAGAAAACCAGAAGTATTAGATACGACATTAAGTATCAAAAACTATTATAATCAAAATTTTATACGCAAAGATGCGTTCGGAAAATTATTTTTCCCGAATGTTGGTGGTGTAGTGGTGGATTTGGAGTATCAAAATACACCATTCAATCCGTCGATGTTACCAACTGGTAAAAAATACAACTATTATTACGCAAATGATATCAAATATTATGATGTCAAAACGCCATATACTGAGTTTATTTACGAGAATGGTGTTAAAGAAGGTAACTTTTTGTCTTCGACATTTTCGCATAATATCAACAAGCAATTCAATTATACGTTTCATTATCGTGGATTAATTTCCGAAGGTCGTTATCGTCATGAAAAAGCGCAGAATAATACCTTTGTTTTTTCATCAAATTATAAAACAAAATCAGAGCGTTTCAAATTGTGGTGGAATTATGCAGCACAAAATCTGAAAAATAATGAGAACGGAGGAATAGAAGATATCAATGATTTTATTTTGCAAGATGAGCGCAGAATGACAAATGTTCGTAACATTCCAGTGAATTCTCAAACAGCAAAATCTGAGTTTGATGCACGTCGAATTGAATTGAATGCTTCATACGGAATCTTAAAAAAGATGAATGAAAAAGATTCGACTTTTTATAATCCAATCGAATTGAAGAATAAATTCTCGTACGAAAAACAAAAGTATCGCTACGAGGATACGTCACCAAATGGAACTTTATATTCTACACCGATTATTACTGGAATGGATTATAGAAGTAAAAAGAGTTTTACAGATTTATCCAATACGACAACTGCTGGTTTTCAGTGGACAGATCGTGTGAAGATAGAGGCTGGTGTTAAATTCCAAAATTTACGCGTTTTTGCTGATCAAGCCATGACGATTGTTGCAGTTCCAAAGCAAATAGAGGAAAATCTTTTTGGAGTTGTTGGAAAAGTGGATTTTGATTGGAATGAAAAATTGAAACTTTACGGAAATGTTGAATATTTGCAATCTGATAATTACAAAAGTGTTTATAATGTAGATGCAGTTTTAGATGTGACGCCGATAGAAGGTTATACATTGAGTGCAGGAGCGGTTATTCAGTCAAAACTTCCTTCGTTGAATGCGGTTTATAATCAAAGTTTCTTTAATAATTTTAATTACGTTAATAAGTTTCAAACTGAAAATGTTCAAAATTTATTTGCAAAATTAAAGTTAGATAAAGTCAACACGACTTTAGAAGCTTCAATTTATAATATTGACAATAAAGTGTATTTGAATGATATTTTGAATTATGAGCAATTGGCGGATAATATCAATTATTTCAAGATAAAAGGTGAAAATCATTTACGTTTCGGAAAGATTAATTTAGTTTCGACAGCGCAATATCAAAAAGTAACGAAAAACGAAGAATATATGCCTTTGCCAGATTTCTTGATTCGTGAAACATTGTATTGGCAAGGAGAGTTATTCAACAAGAATGCTCAATTACAAGCGGGTATTAATGCAACATATTTTACGAAATACAATGGTTTGCGTTACATCCCGATTCTGAACGAATTTGCGTTGCAAGATCCAGCAAGTATACAAGAGATTGGTGGTTATCCTATTTTGGATGTTTTTATCAATTTCAAGGTTCGTAATATGCGTTTTTACATTCGTGGCGAGCATATCAATGCGTCGTTTACAAAACAACCTGATTATTTTGCAGCGCCAAATGTTCCATACCGAGATTTCAAATTTCAACTTGGTTTGAAATGGAATATTTTTAGTTAA